A genomic segment from Vicinamibacterales bacterium encodes:
- the ggt gene encoding gamma-glutamyltransferase translates to MIATSQSLASAAGLDVLQRGGNAVDAAVAAAAVLAVIEPSMTGIGGDLFALVYDPASGQVHGLDACGRAAGGATPEAFTAGGHTVMPAEGPLAVNVPGVVSGWAALLERFGSWPLDRLLEPAIAHARDGYPVAELMAHEWQDAVPRLARDRAAAATFLPDGAAPEPGALASNPRLADTLARIARNGAAAFYTGPIAEAIDRDMRARGGLLTARDLAAHTADWVTPISTGYRGVDLYEMPPSTQGLVALQMLNILEGFDVAAMGHNSADYLHVVAEAKKIAFADRGAYLADRAFVPDAALRTLVSKAYGDARRGEIDMRTAKTYAPGLTGGPAGAARDFAGNDRGDTVYLTAADASGLVVSFIQSLFSSFGAGIVAGDTGVVLNNRASGFVLTPGHPNQVAPGKRPLHTLVPAMLLKDGRPWVSFGVMGGDNQAQAHAQIVAKLVDFGLHVQAAGESPRVRHMDQVLAVERGIPAGVRAALEARGHRLRDGRGQMGGYQAIMIDAATGVLLGGSDMRKDGLAIGC, encoded by the coding sequence ATGATCGCCACGAGCCAGTCCCTGGCCTCGGCGGCGGGCCTGGACGTACTGCAGCGCGGGGGCAACGCCGTGGACGCCGCCGTCGCAGCCGCCGCGGTCCTGGCCGTGATCGAGCCCTCCATGACGGGCATCGGCGGCGATCTGTTCGCCTTGGTGTACGACCCGGCCTCCGGGCAGGTGCACGGACTCGACGCGTGCGGGCGGGCCGCGGGCGGCGCCACGCCGGAGGCCTTCACGGCCGGCGGCCACACGGTGATGCCGGCGGAAGGCCCCCTTGCCGTGAACGTGCCCGGCGTGGTCAGCGGATGGGCGGCGCTGCTCGAGCGCTTCGGCTCCTGGCCGCTGGACCGGCTCCTGGAGCCCGCGATCGCCCACGCGCGCGACGGCTATCCGGTGGCGGAGCTGATGGCGCACGAGTGGCAGGACGCCGTGCCGCGCCTGGCGCGGGACCGGGCCGCCGCCGCCACGTTCCTTCCCGATGGCGCGGCTCCGGAACCTGGCGCGCTGGCCTCGAACCCGCGGCTCGCGGACACGCTGGCGCGCATCGCCCGGAACGGCGCGGCCGCCTTCTACACCGGCCCGATCGCCGAGGCCATCGACCGTGACATGCGCGCGCGCGGCGGCCTCCTGACGGCGCGCGATCTGGCCGCGCACACGGCCGACTGGGTGACGCCGATCTCGACCGGCTACCGGGGCGTCGACCTGTACGAGATGCCGCCGAGCACGCAGGGCCTCGTGGCGCTGCAGATGCTGAACATCCTGGAAGGCTTCGACGTCGCGGCGATGGGCCACAACAGCGCCGACTACCTGCACGTCGTGGCCGAAGCCAAGAAGATCGCGTTCGCCGATCGCGGCGCCTACCTGGCCGACCGCGCCTTCGTCCCGGACGCCGCGCTCCGGACGCTCGTCTCGAAGGCGTACGGCGACGCCCGGCGCGGCGAGATCGACATGCGGACGGCGAAGACGTACGCGCCCGGACTGACGGGCGGCCCCGCCGGCGCGGCCCGCGACTTCGCGGGCAACGACCGCGGCGACACCGTCTACCTGACGGCCGCCGACGCGAGCGGCCTCGTGGTGTCGTTCATCCAGTCGCTCTTCTCCAGCTTCGGCGCCGGCATCGTCGCCGGCGACACGGGCGTCGTGCTGAACAACCGCGCGTCGGGCTTCGTGCTGACGCCCGGCCATCCCAACCAGGTCGCGCCCGGCAAGCGGCCCCTCCACACGCTCGTGCCCGCGATGCTCCTGAAGGACGGGCGGCCATGGGTGTCGTTCGGCGTGATGGGCGGCGACAACCAGGCGCAGGCCCACGCGCAGATCGTGGCGAAGCTCGTGGACTTCGGCCTGCACGTCCAGGCCGCGGGTGAGTCGCCGCGCGTGCGCCACATGGACCAGGTCCTGGCCGTGGAGCGCGGCATCCCGGCAGGCGTCCGCGCCGCCCTGGAAGCCCGCGGGCACCGGCTGCGCGATGGACGCGGCCAGATGGGCGGCTACCAGGCCATCATGATCGACGCCGCCACGGGCGTGCTCCTTGGCGGGTCCGACATGCGCAAGGACGGACTCGCCATCGGCTGCTGA
- a CDS encoding ADOP family duplicated permease — translation MRLMLRDLRHAVRSLTGRPILAATTVVTLAIGIGGTTTLIALAAALLRPLPWPEADRVVRVFAVEQDTAFGVASFPNLDDLARRARSLDALAIHQQTVVSYGLGDDTITAAVELVSGPYFRMVRLPVTMGRPLSDGDDRAAAPVAVVSDRWWRTRLGGDPAAIGRVVHLNGAPFTVVGIAPSVFHGSYDGLGTDLWVPLTTYAVVRPRGLDIERRGWGWLQATARLAPGVSMATARAEVERVAAALRQEYPREDRRLAFAVVPAAVLPESMGGDIDRLLVFVAAIAVLALLAACANVANASLAGVGERGTEIAVRMALGASTRDIARLWIAESLVASGAATILGLLMAVWARDALLGAPLPPGLENFALDIRIDWIVAAAAAGLMALATCLAGVLPARRAAKVEPAQPLRDGAASSVGGRGGWLRSALVSAQSAAALALVALAALLGQSLWAAGRLDLGFDRRQLVVATANLNGLGLDDAASLAYHDAAMARVRALPGVEAATAAAMVPLGGHDERRGVTIEGYVPPDGDPVLSVPTNVVWPGYFEVMRIPLVAGRLFLDADARAAAPLVAVVNQTMARTYWPSGQAVGRVVNLGAEQAEVVGVVGDGTYYAIGEAPMPFLYLPYGPGQPHLSGLTFHVRTAIDPAVMVRQLTRELRAPDPRVRVEDAMTYDALRAAALLPTRAMGWLSVGFGVVALALLAVGVYGVTAYSVAARRRELVLRVALGAHPDAVRRAVVARAVATGLPGLLAGLALATALGQLLRGVLVGVAPIEPWPLLLAACGVLALAALAAYVPVRRVGLTDLAHQLRRQD, via the coding sequence ATGCGCCTGATGCTCCGGGACCTGCGCCACGCCGTCCGTTCGCTCACGGGCCGGCCGATCCTGGCCGCCACCACCGTCGTCACGCTGGCCATCGGCATCGGCGGGACGACGACCCTCATCGCGCTGGCCGCCGCGCTCCTTCGCCCGCTGCCCTGGCCGGAGGCGGACCGCGTCGTCCGCGTGTTCGCGGTGGAGCAGGACACGGCGTTCGGCGTGGCGTCGTTCCCGAACCTCGACGACCTCGCGCGGCGCGCCCGATCCCTGGACGCCCTCGCCATCCACCAGCAGACGGTCGTCTCCTACGGCCTCGGCGACGACACCATCACGGCCGCGGTCGAGCTCGTGAGCGGGCCCTACTTCCGCATGGTCCGGCTGCCCGTGACGATGGGCCGCCCGCTGAGCGACGGCGACGACCGCGCGGCCGCGCCGGTGGCCGTGGTGAGCGATCGCTGGTGGCGCACGCGCCTCGGCGGCGATCCGGCGGCGATCGGGCGCGTGGTGCACCTGAACGGCGCGCCCTTCACCGTCGTCGGCATCGCGCCGTCCGTCTTCCACGGCAGCTATGACGGGCTGGGCACCGATCTCTGGGTGCCGCTCACGACCTACGCCGTCGTCCGTCCGCGCGGACTCGACATCGAGCGGCGCGGCTGGGGCTGGCTGCAGGCCACGGCGCGGCTCGCGCCCGGCGTGTCGATGGCGACCGCGCGCGCGGAGGTCGAGCGCGTCGCCGCGGCCTTGCGGCAGGAATACCCGCGCGAGGATCGCCGGCTCGCCTTCGCGGTCGTGCCGGCGGCGGTCCTGCCCGAGTCGATGGGCGGCGACATCGATCGCCTCCTGGTATTCGTGGCCGCGATCGCCGTGCTGGCGCTCCTGGCCGCGTGCGCGAACGTGGCCAACGCGTCGCTGGCCGGGGTGGGGGAGCGCGGCACCGAGATCGCCGTGCGCATGGCGCTGGGCGCCTCCACCCGCGACATCGCCCGGCTGTGGATCGCCGAGAGCCTGGTCGCCTCGGGGGCGGCCACCATCCTCGGGCTCCTGATGGCCGTGTGGGCGCGCGACGCCCTCCTTGGCGCGCCGCTGCCGCCGGGGCTCGAGAACTTCGCGCTGGACATCCGCATCGACTGGATCGTGGCGGCAGCCGCCGCCGGGCTGATGGCGCTGGCGACGTGCCTGGCCGGCGTGCTGCCGGCGCGCCGGGCCGCGAAGGTGGAACCCGCGCAGCCGCTGCGCGACGGCGCCGCGTCGAGTGTCGGGGGACGGGGCGGATGGCTGCGCTCGGCGCTCGTCTCCGCGCAGTCCGCGGCCGCGCTTGCGCTGGTCGCGCTGGCGGCGCTCCTGGGCCAGAGCCTGTGGGCGGCCGGACGGCTCGATCTCGGGTTCGATCGCCGGCAGCTCGTCGTGGCGACGGCGAACCTGAACGGCCTGGGCCTCGACGACGCGGCGAGCCTCGCCTATCACGACGCCGCGATGGCCCGCGTCCGCGCGCTGCCCGGCGTCGAGGCGGCCACCGCCGCGGCGATGGTGCCGCTCGGCGGCCACGACGAACGGCGCGGCGTGACCATCGAGGGCTACGTGCCGCCGGACGGCGATCCCGTGCTGTCGGTGCCGACCAACGTGGTCTGGCCGGGCTACTTCGAGGTGATGCGGATTCCGCTCGTGGCCGGCCGCCTGTTTCTCGACGCCGACGCCAGGGCCGCCGCGCCGCTCGTGGCCGTGGTGAACCAGACGATGGCGCGGACGTACTGGCCGTCGGGCCAGGCCGTCGGACGCGTCGTGAACCTCGGCGCCGAGCAGGCGGAAGTGGTGGGCGTCGTGGGCGACGGCACCTACTACGCGATCGGCGAAGCGCCGATGCCGTTCCTCTACCTGCCGTACGGTCCGGGACAGCCGCATCTCTCGGGCCTGACCTTCCACGTGCGGACGGCGATCGATCCGGCGGTGATGGTGCGGCAGCTCACGCGGGAGCTGCGCGCGCCCGATCCGCGCGTGCGGGTCGAGGACGCCATGACGTACGACGCGCTGCGGGCGGCCGCGCTCCTGCCCACGCGCGCCATGGGCTGGCTGAGTGTCGGCTTCGGCGTGGTGGCGCTCGCCCTGCTGGCCGTCGGCGTGTACGGCGTGACCGCCTACTCGGTGGCCGCGCGGCGGCGAGAGCTCGTGCTGCGCGTGGCGCTCGGCGCCCACCCCGATGCCGTCCGCCGGGCCGTCGTCGCACGCGCGGTGGCCACCGGACTGCCAGGACTGCTGGCTGGCCTGGCCCTGGCGACGGCGCTCGGACAACTGCTGCGCGGCGTGCTCGTGGGCGTCGCTCCGATCGAGCCGTGGCCGCTCCTGCTGGCGGCGTGCGGCGTCCTCGCGCTGGCCGCGCTGGCGGCCTACGTGCCCGTCCGGCGCGTGGGCCTCACCGACCTCGCGCACCAGTTGCGGCGCCAGGACTAG